The Neodiprion pinetum isolate iyNeoPine1 chromosome 5, iyNeoPine1.2, whole genome shotgun sequence genome segment TTGCGATAATTGTATTACGATTAGATATTAAATTACTAAAAGTGCCTAAAGGGTCTGGGAACTAGGAACTGTACAAGTTATATTCAATCGTCAACGCTCTCAATGTGTGTACAAGTTGCATTTAATTATATCCACACCTTGCATTTCAAAATAATGGCCATTGAACAGCGTCGACTACTTTAACTATGAATTTATGCAGACAGGAAAACTTAGACGAGGAAAATGATTAAACTATTTCTTCGCCCAccacatatatttattacatcTTCTTTTATTACTCCCTGTTTTCTCTTTGTAATAGCTCTCATCCACTTTAGTTTATGTTTATTGAAACCAAGAATATATAACGTGACACAAAATTATTACTCAGGAAACCTGCCAAATCTTGTACGAGCAGATATAACATTTGTTGATGTTATAGGCTCGGCAAACTTGGCCCTTGTCTTGAAATATATGTGTTGTTTTTGATTGTTACATACTAAAAATACACCTAAATgacaattgttattattggATCATCTGAGTCCTTACTTCAAGCACTTAAAAACGTCTGTGCTTATGATCAGATCAGgtaatcgattatttccaCGTGTACTCCAACAATACCTATATCAATACGATTATTAAACTGACTTTCGTATGGCACTTTTCTACGTCGTGAAGCGATATTTGGCACTCTGTGgtaattgtttcttttttcatcagtGATTTAAGTTGCTAAATTgggttaaagaaaaaaaaatttaccgagtGAATAATCAAAGAACAGTGGGTACCTCCCATATGGattctgaataaaaacatGTAACTAATAAAAGTATAGCGTCATTTTTACCATGAATTTGGCATCCCATCTATCGAATTGTCGATGGATCTTTATCAAGAGCTATGTATCACTATTACTACTTACAGGTACACGAGTTCTTACCTCACAGtcactgaaaataaaatttccccTTGCATACTCTTCGTTCTGCCAATCGACAGTTCAGTTTTGTATTGATGTAAACTTTTGTATCATCTGCAATTAAATGGACGACTGTATGCCTACTCGTGGAATGTAAAAAAACATGGAATTGATGGGCCAAGGCAATCTGGCTCCGATAATTTCACTTTTACGTATATTGAGTCTGTATGGAGCTTtgttttttgtgagtattgaTTCGGAATTTCAAGATTATGTATCGATAGTCAAAAGCTTGATAATTTCACTGTAGACTGCTAAAATTatccaaataaataattatttccagaTTGTATGATGTGCACGGGTGCAGCCTGAAAGAATTTCATAGTGAGagtaataaatgaatgaattacATTGCATCAATGGTGGCGTGGCGGGTGTAAATGATACGAaagaacgaataaaaattttgcatcCAATAGTATGAAATGCGCCAATCACTTAGAGGTCCTTTGAGATTTCTAGAAGTAGGATAACTTGGCAATACCGGGATGAAATCAAATTCGTCAGAAAACACTGGAATATTGAAGCGTTTAGGCCTTAGCCATTATTTGTAGCATCCTGATGCTGAAAAGATGTGCATCACCTGTATAATATCTGCATATAAAGCCCTAAAATTCCTTCACCATGCTGTTCAACTAATCGATTTCAACTCGGCAGCTTGACAAGCTGTCCTTAAATGTAACCTGCATTTTGTAGGGTGAATTATATTGTAATTACTATTTTGAATAGAAGAAAACCAGCCGCTATAGTGTGGGGTGGTTGCGCACTGCCCCAGAGGTCAGTACGACGAATTACGTGTGGTAAAttaggattaaattttatggTAGCCAATCCATTTATCGTACGCTGTTTTGTTGTAAATGCGTATAACCGAGTGGTTGAACGAATTTATGCCTACACGGCCTGGAACAAATAAACAATGATTAAGATTCTGCCGGCTGTATGTCGGGATATATTTTACTTTATGATGGACATGCAGCCTAAAACATTCCTATTTAGTCAGTaaatcgttattattttgaattacTAAAATGACAAGTACAAGTTGCGAGAGGTCGCGGGGAGGGGGGTTCTTTACCCGTTGTTTATTTGTCTGGACGAGAATCAAGGGCGATTCCAAGCGAGGTGGGGCGAATGATATTCCGGTGTTTAAACGTGCTATTGTGTGATGAGAATAACATGTGACTACGTGCAGATGATAATGAAATGTAGACCTGTGTTGTACAATTGTCAAAGAATGTACTTGTAAAATCTGCAATATTTAGGAAGGTGATTGATGTACTTTGCAATGGCAGTTGTGGCgccaaatatatttttgaatggAAAGATCTCAAGGAATGCATAAAAGAGAGTGTGCCATACAAAGTGTATTTCCTGCTTGTGAGTCTGtttttaatatatacatatattttttctttaattcgaATGACAAGGAAGTTGAAAAGACACGTGAGTGAGatgagaaaaatgaatgtaGTAATAATCAAACTTATCGCAGTCTTCTCGTTAAATTTGCATAGATTCATCTGGtgcaaattttaattaaactgATTCAGATTGTACCGCTACGATTATTATCAAAGATATTGTTTTCCAAATTTGGCACACCACCTGCTTTATTTTGGATATGTCAATACAGACCGACTCGGTCTGCTGAGCTCGAATCGCACCAACCAGATACAAACGAATATGCATCTGAATACGATATTATTTGTCTGTTTTCAATCActtgatccttttttttttctttttttttttgtagaataCTAACTTGCAGAGAACCAGAACAATTATGACATGTAATAAAGAATCATTCTCCAAGTATCATTGATAATCATTCTTTCCATACCGAGCATGAAATCAATCCTCTCTAATGCGCTGTGTGTCAGCAGTGCCCTTAATCTCTCTTAAGCATCTCCAGCCTAATTCAATTATAGAAGAACCACCCCACGactggatatttttttatacgtcaTCGTTGCCATTCGTCTAGAGTGCCACCCTATTGCCATTTGACACGGTTCCACTATTTCCTGAAACTCTTGGACACCTTTTTACTGAATCCACAATTTGTGGCTGCCACAATCACAGTTTTCGTTAGCAATTTTTTGTATGTCACGCGTATGAGACACAACTAAGCTTGATAAATGTTACCTGACCTTTTTCTAAGGCTTCCTTGAGGTTTCAGTAGCCTGAGACCAGCCCCTCATCATTGCCAGTATGAATGTTCAAGATAACTCGGGGCCAGATGACAGGCAAGTACATCGtgtcgacgacgacgacgtgaGTATGCATCTAAATCTCACTCAGTTTATtcgtacagaaatttttttcgtctatCCATTCGGTGGTCTGGTGTGATAACAAAGTTTGCTAAAACTAGTAGGCTCATGTGACATAAATTGGTTTATAACACACCTTATTACACCTCTACACGCTTACCAGATATAGGTGCCAAAATATCCCTGAATTTGTTGTATGCCAATTTTCAATGCTCAGCAGTTCCATTCGCCAAGTTGGTAAATGGTAAAGATCACCTTACAATTATTACTTTTCCTGAACTGATTAAAATGCAAACAAAATCCAGGTATCCTGCAAAATCTTGCAAGTCGCTCGCAATACATAGTCTGAGCCAAAATACCAAAATACCATTTTGACATGTTTAGCCACTTTAATTTCCTCTGGTAGCCCGATTGCTTGCCATCATTGAACTTGTAAGTCATCACTGCTTCGACTCTCTCACAAACTTTGCCACAGGATGGATTCGACCTTGACGATCTGTTGCCCATCGTCGGAGAGTTTGGTCGTTACCAACGGCTGCTTCTATGGTTCGTCTGTCTACCAGCATGTTTGCCATGCGGATTTTGCGCCTTCAATCAGCTTTTCATGTCTGAAACTCCTCCACACTGGTGCAAAGTACCTGGACTCGAGGGTCTCGATCCACCTCAGAGACGGCATCTTGGCATCCCTAGTCAGGTGCGTCAATAAGAGACCCTATTAAAGTCACCTCAGGTATTACTTGCTTGTCCAAATTTGGTAAGTAAAATAACTTTGATCCTCTGCACATACTACACTTGTTTTAGGTctgtatgtacatacctactcGTAGCGTTGAATGGGattcatttctttcattacAGCAAActctttcctttccttttttccatGTACCGATGATAAACGGTCGCTTGGTAGGGGGACAACGAATCTTACAGCCGTTGCACCCGTTACAACATTGATTGGGAAACGCCGGCGATGCTAATGGCCGAGTATCTTACACCCAACGCTTCCTGGTCTGTAATTCCGTGCGATCATGGCTGGGAGTACGATGAGTCGGAGGTGACTTCTTCCATCGTTATCGACGTATGTTTGGTTGCTACGCGTATTCTTGCTCTATGGTATTATATGGCTCGTGTAAGTAAAGGTAGATACACTGATTTCGGAGATTAACTAAACCTGTCATGTGTTACTGTTCACAGTTCAATCTCGTCTGTAATTATTCCATCTACCCGACATTTGGACTGGTTGCTCTTAACACAGGAGGACCAATTGGCGTTTACCTCTTCGGCATGTTGAATGACaggtaaaatttgaattcactAATGTTCCCAATTAGTGTTTAATTGCAATATCAAAAATCGTACGACATCCATTTTCTCATTTTGAGGGCAGAATCGGACGCCGACTATCGTTCTTCATATGTTTGGCAACGCTGATCACGGGTGGATTCCTAACGTCTGTGGCAAACTCCTTCTGGACTTGGGCCGGAACCCGATTCATTGTGGGCCTGACGATTCCTGCAATTTATCAAATACCGTTTATTATTTGTAAGATCATTAGGATCGCTCTTTAAATCAGATGCAATCCGAGCTGTGTGAGCAGAGTCATGAATTGTTCCACCATAATCCAATTGTCTAGGACAGAATTATCCAATCTTTGGTGGCAAAAAATCGGTTGACTTAAACTCGCACCCGTAGTCCTGCACAATAGTAGCCATGGCAGAAATTCTCAAACAAGTTTGGTTATTTTTCACAGCCCTGGAGCTCGTAGGGCCAAATTACCGCTCCTTCGTCACTGTCATGACCTGCACATTCTACACTATCGGATTGTGTACGCTGGCAGGTGTTACGTATCTGGTTCGCGACTGGCGACTCCTCGCCCTGACGACCAGTGCCCCGTTCCTACTGTACTTTCTGTATTGGTGGTCAGTAGCGTAAAACATAATACTTGAGCCCTCCCCACATTCAAAGAGAACAGTGAGAACATGCCAAATGGCCAAATTAATACTCGTAAGCTTCTCGGTGTTATTGAATAGTAAGGCCAACTATGGGCAAAGGTTTCTTCCAGAATCTCCACGCTGGCTGCTGGCGAAGGGTCGTCTGGAGGaagcgaatgaaattttggaaacaCTAGCAAGGGTAAATGGCAAAGAGCTTCCTGATTCGTTCACCCAGAAGCTTCGCCAGCGGATGACCATGTCACGATCTAAGAGCGAAGAGGAACGACTCCGCAGCGGACCCGGCATCCTCGCACTTTTTAAAACGCCAAATATGCGTCTGAAAACGTGCCTGATAACTCTGAACTGGTAATTTTGAGGTGTATTAATAAAACGCGTACCAACTATTCGAATCACGATACAACTGGTGGTACGTGTAGTCAACTTGGAAGATGAAGTCCAAAGGtcgtgtgttttttttattagtctttaaaaatatctatCATAATTCTCTCCAAACTGTGCATAGGTAGATAGAAAGAAAGCATTTTGAGAAAGGTAGCccaagttttaaaattttcaattcgaatCCCCCGTTTGCAAAATATCCCGAATTCCATGTCAACTATATTTCCCTGTCTATTTCACGTCTGTAAAATTGATGGGATCGGTTAGCATTTGAAAAGCATGATCTCTGTACAAACCCGAATTACACAATTATAATTTAGGAGTGTCGTAATATCGGGACCATTTATCAACTATGACCAATGCTTTGCCAGATACCCTTCTAATCGATGAACCTACCAATCAACGATTTTTCTGCATGTTTTTAGGTTTGCCAACAACATGGTTTATGTTGGCCTCTCATATTATGGGCCAGCACTTGGAAGTGAAGAGCATTTgagtttcttcttctcatcGTTGGCAGAAATACCAAGCTACATGGCGTGCTGGGTGGTCATGGATCGTTGGGGTAGACGGTGGCCCCTGTGTCTCTGCATGGTCGTAGCTGGCGCGTCGTGCATAGCGACGGTCATTCTTCCCGAAGGTATGTGTCAAATTACAAAAGTATCCCTCTGATCCTGGTAAAGTTGGGAAAACGGTCGACTGTCAAGCTCGCGCCAATGTCTGGTACCTTTGTATTTCGCAGCGCTCTCCTCTGCCTTGCAACAATGATCCCCAATATCACTTTCCGGTTTTTAGGCGTATGCCACTGCCCTAAGCAAATAGATTGAAAAAGTTGTCGATAGAAACAACACCGACAAGATTGTTGTTGATGTAAAATGTAGAATGATGATTATGGCTGAATGAGGTTGACGCGTATTTTTCTCTCACATTAAACTAACacaaaaaagaacaaaaaaaaacagaaaacagaCTTTGATAAAGCTGATATTTTTGCAGTTGAGCTACTTCCGCAACAAATAAACATACCATCCCTGGCCAAAAGCAAACTGAAGACGATGTTGTCGAAGAATAGCTGTTCTACCTTGGCGCGAGCTAAACATGGCCAAACTGCCCTTCAACGCTGTGGGATTACCTATTGTAGGGCAAAGAATTTCGACCTTGGATAAAAATTAACCGCCACAAACACTCCCGTGTACGACCAACGACTTTATTGTCGAAATTGGTAAATTTCGGATATTTCCGAAACCTGAGATTGTTTATCCTCGTTTACTAACTGGACACGAAAATCTGCAATATACTTACAACCACTTTCGTACTTGCAGACGCCGTTACAGCTACTCTAATTTTATTCTTGCTGTCCAAGTCCGCGATTTCAGCGTCCTTCCTCATTATTTACCCGTTCGCTGGAGAACTTTATCCAACTCAACTGCGGGGAGCTGCCATTGGATTTTCCGCTTATGTCAGTGGATTAGGATTGATCATCATACCGTTC includes the following:
- the CarT gene encoding carcinine transporter isoform X1, encoding MNVQDNSGPDDRQVHRVDDDDDGFDLDDLLPIVGEFGRYQRLLLWFVCLPACLPCGFCAFNQLFMSETPPHWCKVPGLEGLDPPQRRHLGIPSQGDNESYSRCTRYNIDWETPAMLMAEYLTPNASWSVIPCDHGWEYDESEVTSSIVIDFNLVCNYSIYPTFGLVALNTGGPIGVYLFGMLNDRIGRRLSFFICLATLITGGFLTSVANSFWTWAGTRFIVGLTIPAIYQIPFIISLELVGPNYRSFVTVMTCTFYTIGLCTLAGVTYLVRDWRLLALTTSAPFLLYFLYWWFLPESPRWLLAKGRLEEANEILETLARVNGKELPDSFTQKLRQRMTMSRSKSEEERLRSGPGILALFKTPNMRLKTCLITLNWFANNMVYVGLSYYGPALGSEEHLSFFFSSLAEIPSYMACWVVMDRWGRRWPLCLCMVVAGASCIATVILPEDAVTATLILFLLSKSAISASFLIIYPFAGELYPTQLRGAAIGFSAYVSGLGLIIIPFITYLGTENLVLPLIILGMVSMIGGLSGLRLPETLHYRLPQTVEEGELFGKNWSWADCIRCIPKRPSSTTTSYEDLSAGETVEMQQTPDPFHATEKTASEESPLNTGKDCRDSHASMRRLVRQSSVMDTQRDSDGAIKLAYWF
- the CarT gene encoding carcinine transporter isoform X2, with amino-acid sequence MSETPPHWCKVPGLEGLDPPQRRHLGIPSQGDNESYSRCTRYNIDWETPAMLMAEYLTPNASWSVIPCDHGWEYDESEVTSSIVIDVCLVATRILALWYYMARFNLVCNYSIYPTFGLVALNTGGPIGVYLFGMLNDRIGRRLSFFICLATLITGGFLTSVANSFWTWAGTRFIVGLTIPAIYQIPFIISLELVGPNYRSFVTVMTCTFYTIGLCTLAGVTYLVRDWRLLALTTSAPFLLYFLYWWFLPESPRWLLAKGRLEEANEILETLARVNGKELPDSFTQKLRQRMTMSRSKSEEERLRSGPGILALFKTPNMRLKTCLITLNWFANNMVYVGLSYYGPALGSEEHLSFFFSSLAEIPSYMACWVVMDRWGRRWPLCLCMVVAGASCIATVILPEDAVTATLILFLLSKSAISASFLIIYPFAGELYPTQLRGAAIGFSAYVSGLGLIIIPFITYLGTENLVLPLIILGMVSMIGGLSGLRLPETLHYRLPQTVEEGELFGKNWSWADCIRCIPKRPSSTTTSYEDLSAGETVEMQQTPDPFHATEKTASEESPLNTGKDCRDSHASMRRLVRQSSVMDTQRDSDGAIKLAYWF